Proteins encoded by one window of Aphis gossypii isolate Hap1 chromosome X, ASM2018417v2, whole genome shotgun sequence:
- the LOC126552179 gene encoding uncharacterized protein LOC126552179, translated as MDTANLPSAHPCYVADRKKSPGFFSDEVDGNVITEFCALRAKSYAFNLYTGENNVGGGEKIKAKGIRSRVVKNHMTLEDHRKCLFGEAGVEAYQDYVSIRSFKHNLMTINTKKLTYNSYNDKRVVLEDKINTLAHGHYSIE; from the coding sequence ATGGACACTGCCAACCTTCCCAGTGCCCATCCATGTTATGTGGCAGATAGGAAGAAGAGCCCAGGGTTCTTCTCTGATGAAGTTGATGGTAATGTGATTACTGAGTTTTGTGCCTTGAGGGCGAAATCGTATGCATTCAACCTTTATACAGGGGAGAACAATGTTGGAGGAGGAGAGAAGATCAAGGCGAAGGGTATCAGGTCTCGTGTGGTTAAGAATCACATGACGTTGGAAGACCATAGAAAGTGTTTGTTTGGAGAAGCTGGTGTGGAGGCTTACCAGGATTATGTTTCAATACGGTCATTCAAACATAATCTCATGACAatcaacacaaaaaaattgacataCAACAGTTACAATGACAAGAGGGTGGTGTTAGAAgacaaaataaacacattagcCCATGGTCATTATAGTATAGAGtaa